Genomic segment of Pseudomonas iranensis:
GGCGGCATTGATGAGGATTGCATAACAAATTCACGACCTGATACTACAGTGAATGAATTGCTGTCTGTTCGTCATGAGGCTTTCGGGAAATGGACAGAGCGCCTTGAGTGTTTGGAGGACGCAGCTGAAGCTTTGCATGAGCTATGTTATAAAGAGAAACAAGCATTTATGTTTTGTGAGGCGGGATACTTAAAGCTCGGAGATAAGTTTTTAACTCAATATGATTATGTTGTAGTTAATGGCGATCCGTTGCTTTTAGTAGATGTCCTCAAAAGCTCATCGGCCGATATAGCAAAAGTTTTGAGGGCTTCTCGATCTACAAGGATACTAGGAGTCGTAAAGGTTGAAGTGCCGGATAAAAATAGTTTTCTAGGCCGCCACAAATTGTTTATATGTGATGCGCTAGATGGGGATTCGGTATTTGTTTCTTCGTTGATACATGATTCTTAAATTGACGCGTTCACTACTATGCTGATTTTTAAGCATCACGACTCGGATTCCGGGCTCATGGCGATGCAAGGTGGTGGACGGCGCTGGGAAAGCGCCTTTGGGATGCATGTGCTGCAGTTATCATGTGGCTGGACTGGATTGCTAAAATATGGAGCACTCAATTAGTCCTTTCTAGAGTTTGTGATGCGTCCAATGGGGTAAGAGGATTGGTCAAGTGTCCATCGAAGCGGCAATACACAATCTTTCCAGGCGCCACCGAAAATCAAGTGATCACGGAACCGTTGATTCTTCTGGCAAGGTTCACGGGGTCTTTCTAAGCCTTGCTAAACCCTGCTTTATGTGACCCGCGTTCTCGCCAATCGTCCACAACGCACCTCGAACGTTACCCCCAATCTCAACGCTCCCCTGGGCTTCGACATGGAGCGTTGACTCCATCAGCGCCTCCTCTAGTGCGAGCTGATTCTGATACATCCTTTCCAGCACGTCTGATAACGAGTATTCGCCTGCCATTTTCCTTTTTCCTTTTTCCTTTCCTTGGAGCCATCCGTCTGCTATCCGATGTTTTTGTTCATTCGGTTTCGCTTTCTCCGGCACCAAAGAAGGGGGGAGCGCGCAGCGTCCCTACGAAGGATGGCGGTTTGGAACGGAAGCCATCTGCGCATATATCCCAGCTCAACCCCATTGCGCACATCCCAGCTAAGGTTCGAGTCAATGCCTATCTCACACCTGAGCGCCGTACGAAAAAAGGTACGTGCTTGGGCAATTGAAAGCAGTCCACTTTCGGCTGTTAACGCGACGAACGACTAACTCAAAGCTGTAGCGAGATCACGCCTGAAATCACACGCCGTAACGTTTCTTCCCTCCTGAAGTAATGCAGTATCTTCCCCCTCGGGGGCCAATGCATATGCTGCCGGATGAACATGGACAAGATGAGCCGTATTCAGAAGCGGGGCTACGCACAGGTTGCGGCGCGGCACGCGCAGATTTTGGAACAGGCGCGACGTAGCAATCTGCACCGCTGCAAAGATTTTTAGAGGAAAGCCACCTAGCTGGCTGGCCATCAACACTTACGCGTACCCACTCGTTTCGTTTTTCAAAGACCTGCACCTTGTCTCCCCGCTGAAGCTTGGAAATGATTTTTCCGCCGGGTTGATCTCGGATGTTGAGTTTGTCTGTGCTGACGTATTGGTCGGCTGGCGGGGCTATGGGAGATGAAGGTTTAGCTGGAAACGAGGCTAATTTACCCGGTGTGCTCTGGGTGGTGGGCTGAATTTGGGCTGGAGTAGTGTCTTTTTTGCCGATTGCCCACAGAACTGCGACCAAGATTAGAAGCGGGACAAACCAAGATTGAGATTTCTTGCGCATGTCCATTGCTCCCAAAAAAAGGTTCGTCAGTTGCCTTCGCGACGGAGTTGATTACTGCGGCCTACCGTGAGCTTAGACGTGCATCCGTTATCCTGTTCGAAATTCCAACCCGCTACTAAAGCGCTCACAGTTAGATTGCGCTGAGCAAGAGTTTCTACCGCCCAATCATCGGCGTCCCTCTCCAGGTCGTTGAATGCCTCACTGGTACGCTCGTTCAGCAGCCAACCATGGGCACGCGTGGCGCAGCTGTGCAAAACGTGGTGGATCGCTGTCGCAGAACAGGTTATTGTCTAGCGAACTAGATAATAGTGAGCTAGAGAATTGAATCAAAATAGCGTTAGTCAGCAGCTTTCGTTTGCCCTTTATGGCGCGGCAAACCGGATGGTGCGGCTACACAAGCCCTTTCTTGAGCCCTTAGGCCTTACGTTCCCTCAGTACCTGGTCGTGCTGGAGTTGCTCAATGGTGCCCCGCAACCCGTTGGCGTTCTCGGTGAGCGCCTAAGTATGGATACAGGAACGATTACTCCGCTCCTTAAGCGTCTCGAATTATCGGGGCTTGTTACGCGTAAGCGGGATCCCAGTGATGAGCGCCGCGTCCTCGTGGATCTCACATCTCAAGGTCGAGCACTGGAGACTGAAGTTCAGGCAATCACCGGCAAGATCAGGACTGCATGTCAGCTGAACGAGCAGAACGTAGTAGAACTTCGGCGCACCCTAGACGGCCTAGCCCACCCACCAATTGAACACCCAATCGCAACAGTGGAGGAACCATGAAAATCGGCATTCTCGGCACAGGACATATCGGTAAGACTTTGGTTAGCAAATTGAGCCTTGCAGGTCACATCGTTAAGGTTGCGAACTCCCGTGGCCCAGAGACGATCGACAAAGCATTGCTGACTACCGGCGCAGTAGCACTAACCGCGCAGGAAGCTGTAACGGATGTCGACGCAGTCATTTTGTCTGTTCCCCTTACGCGTATTCCTGATGTTGCTTCGATACTCTCAGGTGTCCCAAGCGAGACGGTGGTGATCGATACCTCCAACTATTATCCTTTCCGCGACGGAAATATTGACGCGATTGAAGCTGGACAAGTGGAAAGTCTCTGGGTCGCCGAGCAATTGGGTCGCCCGATTGTAAAAGCTTGGAACGCGATCGGTTCTGCTTCGTTAGCCAGCAAGGGTAAACCTTCCGGGGATCCAGACCGTATTGCATTGCCAGTTGCTGCCGACAGAGACAGAGATCGTGACGTGGCTAGAACCTTGGTCGAGGATACGGGCCTTGATTTTTATTATTCGGGGCCACTCAAGGACTCGTGGCGGCAGCAGCCTGGTGCCCCAGCTTACTGCACTGATCTCAAACTAAACGAGATAGCCGAGGCGCTCGCCGCGGCGGAAAAAGACAGGTTGCCGAAGCGTCGAGATCTGGGTGTCGCAGTGATGCAGGAGCGGCTTGGTGATGGCACGACCAATCCAGATGCAGAGTGGGGCGTACGATTGGTACGGGCTATTAATATGTAGGTTTCATTTGCGCGAAACGCTGTGATGTCGAACTTCGTAATGGTAGAAAAATTTGCCACAGCGGACGTGTGCATCACAGCGTTTCATTTCCGGAACATGCCCACCTTCCTTCTCGTCGTAACGCTTTGCGATGTTGTGGCTGAGGTCGGAGGCTGAAGGCTATATGCGTCACCTAGGCCAAGATCGGTGGGATTGTGTTAGCGGGCGGTGAACTTCAGTGCCGTCAGTACGCCCGCTGGCATAAGCCGCATATGCCGCTTCTCTTAGAAAGATCATCGTTTTATAGAAGCGTACCCTGAGCGTGCGGGAAGACGCTGGCTGGGCATTGTTAATTGGAAGCCAGGTACGCCCCCCTTAAGGCGTTTGGAGCCGCTCCGAAAGGCTGAAATCGTCATCATTCGTCAATCGAAAAGTCCCCCTAGCTTGAGCAACATGGTTCACATACATCGGAGCCTTATTGCGCGGTTTTGGCGCCAAGCATAGGCGCACACTCACAGCGAATGTCCCGGCTTTACAGCGACCTCTGCTCTTGAACTCCGTGAAATGATCTACCTTCGCCTCGAAGAAGGTCTAGGCCATTCAAAATGCGCTTTGTTTCGATCTGAATACCAGTCCTGTCCCGTTCAGCGCCTTTATCCCTAGAGGGCGCTTTGAAAGAATGCGAGTTATCAGTTGTATCAACTGACCGCCTGTGGATTGGCTTCATTAGCAGGCTAGCCGGATTATTCAGCGCAAACACTGACGTGTTTGACCTCCACCACCGAGGAAACAAACAATGGCCAAGGCCTCTGACGTATTCGTGCAAAGTCTGGAGAATGAAGGCGTGAAATACGTTTTCGGCATTCCAGGCGAAGAGAATCTCGACCTTTTAGAGTCCTTGCGAAAGTCGCCCATCAAGCTGGTGCTTACGCGTCACGAGCAGTCTGCGGGATTCATGGCTGCGACTTATGGCCGTCTGACCGGAAAAACGGGTGTTAGTCTTTCCACCTTAGGCCCCGGTGCTACGAATCTGGTGACCGCTGGAGCATATGCCTACCTTGGTGGTATGCCCATGCTGATGATTACTGGGCAAAAACCAATAAAAAAATCCAAGCAAGGTCGTTTCCAGATCATCGATGTGGTCGGCATGATGCAGCCGATTACGAAGTACACCCATCAGTTGGCATCCGCCGACAACATTCCTTCGCGTGTGCGTGAGGCATTTCGCCTTGCGGAAGAGGAGAAGCCAGGCGCTGTGCACCTAGAGCTCCCTGAGGATATTGCTGACGAGCAAACTGAAAGCACGCCGTTACCTCCAAGCTCCAGCCGTCGCCCACTGGCAGAGCACAAATCGATCTGTTCAGCGGTTGAAAAGCTCAAAGCTGCTCGTTCCCCGATCCTCGTCATCGGCGCCGGCGCGAACCGTAAAATGACTGCAAAAGTGTTGAGGCAGTTGATCGACAAAACAGGTATCCCTTTCGTGACCACGCAGATGGGCAAGGGGGTGGTGGATGAGCGTCACCCGCGTTTCCTAGGGAACGCCGCATTATCTTCAGGCGACTTTGTGCACCGAGCCGTCGGAGCTGCAGATCTAATAGTGAACATTGGCCACGATGTGATTGAGAAACCGCCTTTCTTCATGGCGCGCGGAGGGACTGAGGTCATTCACGTTAACTTCCGCTCTGCTGAGGTTGACCCAGTGTATTTCCCGCAGATAGAAGTTGTCGGGGACATTGCGAACGCGGTATGGCAGATCAGTGAAGCGCTAGATGACACTTCGCAATGGGACTTTACGCGGCTGATGGCCATCCGCGAAGCCAATGAAGCCCAAATTGCTGAAGGTGCCGACGATAATCGCTTCCCGATCTACCCGCAGCGGCTGGTCGCAGATATCCGGAGGGCATTGCCTTCCGAAGGCATCGTTGCGCTCGATAACGGGATCTACAAGATCTGGTTTGCGCGAAATTACAAGGCGCACATGCCGAACACCGTGCTGCTCGATAATGCCTTGGCGACGATGGGTGCTGGCTTGCCATCGGCGATGGCGGCGCACTTGGTCTATCCCGACCGACCAGTGATTGCGGTCTGTGGCGACGGTGGCTTCATGATGAACAGCCAAGAGTTGGAAACTGCCGTTCGGATGAAGATGAACCTGACAGTGGTGATTCTTCGCGATGACGGTTACGGAATGATCCGTTGGAAGCAAGCCAACATGGGTTTCACCGACTTCGGGCTGGATTACGGCAATCCCGACTTTGTTCAGTATGCGGAAAGCTACGGGGCCATGGGGCATCGTGTTGAAAGCGCGGAAACGCTACTTACGCTGCTGAACTGGTGCCAGAAGAATCCTGGCGTGCATGTGATTGACTGCCCAGTTGACTATTCCGAAAACGATTCGATTTTGAATCACGAACTCAGAAAGCGTAGCGCCGCCGTGTAACGCTCCGCCAGGGGCACCATATTTGGTGCCCCTGACGGCTTTTCTTGATTGGTATCAACTCTATACAAGTCTTGGCTCAAAACTGATGTTTTTCCATGTGTGAGCATGCACTAGCATCAACCTGTTAAGCATGTTCTGTGCCCTAACTTAACGCCACGATAATTATCTAAATTCAAATCGACGCTTTGTTTGGAGTCTGTTATGAAAATCGGAATACCTGCCGAGCGGCAGGCGCGCGAAAATCGCGTGGCGGCCACTCCGGAGTCTGTCAAAAAACTCATCACGCAAGGCCACACCGTAATAGTTGAAAAAGGCGCTGGCACTAAAGCAAGTTTTTTGGATGAAGCTTATGAAGCGGCTGGAGCAATTTTAAAAGATGCAGCTGATGCTTATTCAGCTGATATCGTCTTGAAAGTGCAAGCGCCAATGGCTGAAGAGTTTGAACTCATCAGAGCTGAATCTGTAATTTTGGGGATGCTCGATCCATTCGACCATGTGACTGCTGCTCGCATCGCAGCAAGCGGCGCCACTGGGTTCTCACTCGAATTGGCACCTCGTACCAGCCGAGCACAAAGTCTCGATGTGCTGTCGTCGCAGAGCAACATTGCTGGGTACAAGGCGATGATGATCGCGAGCAACCTGTATCAGCGCTTCGTGCCAATGCTGATGACAGCTGCCGGTACTGTGAAAGCTGCGCGCGTATTGGTGTTGGGTGCTGGTGTGGCTGGACTGCAAGCAATTGCAACAGCCAAACGTTTGGGGGCCGTGGTTGAGGCTTCGGACGTGCGGCCTGCGGTCAAGGAGCAGATCGAGTCACTGGGGGCAAAATTCTTAGATGTGCCTTTTGAGACAGATGAGGAGCGAGAGGCCGCGGAGGGGATGGGTGGCTACGCTCGCCCCATGCCGGCGACTTGGGTCAAGCGCCAGGCGGAACTGGTTCATACCAGGGCGGCTCAGGCAGACATTGTTATAACTACTGCGCTCATTCCTGGGCGACCAGCACCCACACTGTTGTCGGTAGAGACCATCAAAGCTATGAAACCTGGATCGATCGTAGTTGATCTTGCTGCAGGCCGAGGCGCTGAGCATGAGGGTCGTAGAGGCGGTAACTGCCCGCTCACCTGTGAGCATGAAGTGGTAGAGCATTTTGGGGTGAAACTGGTCGGATTTTCAAACCTGGCATCCATGGTTGCAACCGACGCCTCCTCACTGTACGCACGAAATCTGTTGGAGTTCATTAAATTGATTACCAACTCTGGCGGTCAACTTGAAATCAATTTGGAAGACGACATCGTCAGCGCTACCTTGCTGTGCCAGTCCGGTCAGTTAAATAAAAAGTTTAATTAGGGTGAACCTATGTTGAGCCATGTGGTTATAAATCTCATTGTTTTCGTGTTGGCGATTTATGTGGGTTACCACGTCGTCTGGAATGTAACGCCCGCATTGCACACCCCACTGATGGCCGTAACCAATGCCATCTCTGCGATTGTAATCATTGGAGCAATGCTTGCTACGGCACTTACTACTGATCCATTGGCTCGGTACTTTGGTGGATTTGCGGTATTTCTGGCTGCAGTCAATCTAT
This window contains:
- a CDS encoding NAD(P) transhydrogenase subunit alpha; amino-acid sequence: MLSHVVINLIVFVLAIYVGYHVVWNVTPALHTPLMAVTNAISAIVIIGAMLATALTTDPLARYFGGFAVFLAAVNLFGGFLVTRRMLSMFKKKAKPDAGKAGV
- a CDS encoding MarR family winged helix-turn-helix transcriptional regulator, with the protein product MVRLHKPFLEPLGLTFPQYLVVLELLNGAPQPVGVLGERLSMDTGTITPLLKRLELSGLVTRKRDPSDERRVLVDLTSQGRALETEVQAITGKIRTACQLNEQNVVELRRTLDGLAHPPIEHPIATVEEP
- a CDS encoding SH3 domain-containing protein encodes the protein MRKKSQSWFVPLLILVAVLWAIGKKDTTPAQIQPTTQSTPGKLASFPAKPSSPIAPPADQYVSTDKLNIRDQPGGKIISKLQRGDKVQVFEKRNEWVRVSVDGQPARWLSSKNLCSGADCYVAPVPKSARAAPQPVRSPASEYGSSCPCSSGSICIGPRGGRYCITSGGKKRYGV
- a CDS encoding NADPH-dependent F420 reductase, with the translated sequence MKIGILGTGHIGKTLVSKLSLAGHIVKVANSRGPETIDKALLTTGAVALTAQEAVTDVDAVILSVPLTRIPDVASILSGVPSETVVIDTSNYYPFRDGNIDAIEAGQVESLWVAEQLGRPIVKAWNAIGSASLASKGKPSGDPDRIALPVAADRDRDRDVARTLVEDTGLDFYYSGPLKDSWRQQPGAPAYCTDLKLNEIAEALAAAEKDRLPKRRDLGVAVMQERLGDGTTNPDAEWGVRLVRAINM
- a CDS encoding acetolactate synthase large subunit is translated as MAKASDVFVQSLENEGVKYVFGIPGEENLDLLESLRKSPIKLVLTRHEQSAGFMAATYGRLTGKTGVSLSTLGPGATNLVTAGAYAYLGGMPMLMITGQKPIKKSKQGRFQIIDVVGMMQPITKYTHQLASADNIPSRVREAFRLAEEEKPGAVHLELPEDIADEQTESTPLPPSSSRRPLAEHKSICSAVEKLKAARSPILVIGAGANRKMTAKVLRQLIDKTGIPFVTTQMGKGVVDERHPRFLGNAALSSGDFVHRAVGAADLIVNIGHDVIEKPPFFMARGGTEVIHVNFRSAEVDPVYFPQIEVVGDIANAVWQISEALDDTSQWDFTRLMAIREANEAQIAEGADDNRFPIYPQRLVADIRRALPSEGIVALDNGIYKIWFARNYKAHMPNTVLLDNALATMGAGLPSAMAAHLVYPDRPVIAVCGDGGFMMNSQELETAVRMKMNLTVVILRDDGYGMIRWKQANMGFTDFGLDYGNPDFVQYAESYGAMGHRVESAETLLTLLNWCQKNPGVHVIDCPVDYSENDSILNHELRKRSAAV
- a CDS encoding Re/Si-specific NAD(P)(+) transhydrogenase subunit alpha, which encodes MKIGIPAERQARENRVAATPESVKKLITQGHTVIVEKGAGTKASFLDEAYEAAGAILKDAADAYSADIVLKVQAPMAEEFELIRAESVILGMLDPFDHVTAARIAASGATGFSLELAPRTSRAQSLDVLSSQSNIAGYKAMMIASNLYQRFVPMLMTAAGTVKAARVLVLGAGVAGLQAIATAKRLGAVVEASDVRPAVKEQIESLGAKFLDVPFETDEEREAAEGMGGYARPMPATWVKRQAELVHTRAAQADIVITTALIPGRPAPTLLSVETIKAMKPGSIVVDLAAGRGAEHEGRRGGNCPLTCEHEVVEHFGVKLVGFSNLASMVATDASSLYARNLLEFIKLITNSGGQLEINLEDDIVSATLLCQSGQLNKKFN